One window of the Microvirga mediterraneensis genome contains the following:
- a CDS encoding ABC transporter ATP-binding protein → MLSVRQLQASYGAAQVLFDVSLEVKAGEVVTLIGRNGMGKTTTIRSIMGLLRPRGGEVRFDGAAVTGLAPYRIAKTGIGLVPEGRQIFPTLTVEENLVATASNRTGSGRWTLDAVYDLFPRLKERRSNLGTQLSGGEQQMLAVGRALMTNPKLLILDEATEGLAPLIRAEIWTCLKRLKGERQSILVIDKNIGALASFADRHVIIEKGRSVWTGTSEELMTDTSLKDRYLHV, encoded by the coding sequence ATGCTCTCCGTCCGACAGCTCCAGGCGTCCTACGGCGCTGCGCAGGTGCTCTTCGACGTCTCGCTCGAGGTCAAGGCAGGCGAGGTGGTGACGCTCATCGGCCGCAACGGGATGGGCAAGACGACCACCATTCGCTCGATCATGGGCCTGCTGCGTCCGCGCGGCGGCGAGGTGCGCTTCGACGGAGCGGCCGTGACGGGGCTCGCGCCCTATCGCATCGCGAAGACGGGCATCGGCCTCGTGCCCGAAGGCCGGCAGATCTTTCCGACCCTGACCGTGGAAGAGAACCTCGTCGCGACGGCTTCGAACCGAACCGGCTCCGGCCGCTGGACGCTGGATGCGGTCTACGACCTGTTCCCGCGTCTCAAGGAGCGCCGCAGCAACCTGGGCACGCAGCTCTCCGGCGGCGAGCAGCAGATGCTGGCCGTCGGACGCGCGCTCATGACCAACCCGAAGCTGCTGATCCTCGACGAGGCCACCGAAGGCCTGGCACCGCTGATCCGCGCGGAGATCTGGACCTGCCTCAAGCGCCTCAAGGGCGAGCGCCAGTCGATTCTCGTGATCGACAAGAACATCGGCGCGCTGGCCAGCTTCGCCGACCGGCACGTGATCATCGAGAAGGGCCGCTCAGTCTGGACGGGAACGAGCGAGGAGCTCATGACCGATACGAGCCTCAAGGACCGTTACCTCCACGTGTAA
- a CDS encoding alpha/beta hydrolase, whose translation MAAEDLDLEAEYNNRARVPEHPVHIAGWQRDSAAYRESARCELDLSYGPGERNRLDLFHPQGGDAGGPVVLFIHGGYWQALDKSTSSHLARGANERGLTVAIPSYTLAPAATLAAIVAEIETAADFVIERLGRPLVLSGHSAGGHLAACLMARPDALRRPVRAAMPISGLFDLPPLVPTSINKALGLSLEEARSLSPLEWAPPTSGHLIAVVGGAESSEFLRQSRAIVERWGQAGVATRYHEVPGAHHFDVIAGLANPNDPLVDMFVELSADA comes from the coding sequence ATGGCCGCCGAAGACCTCGACCTGGAGGCCGAGTACAACAACCGGGCGCGCGTGCCCGAACATCCGGTTCACATCGCAGGCTGGCAGCGGGATTCCGCCGCCTACCGGGAGAGTGCCCGCTGCGAGCTGGATCTTTCCTACGGGCCGGGCGAACGGAACCGGCTGGACCTCTTCCATCCGCAGGGCGGCGATGCCGGCGGCCCGGTGGTGCTGTTCATCCATGGCGGCTATTGGCAGGCGCTCGACAAATCCACGTCGAGCCATCTGGCACGCGGCGCCAACGAGCGCGGGCTGACGGTCGCGATCCCGAGCTATACCCTCGCGCCCGCCGCCACGCTGGCCGCCATCGTGGCCGAGATCGAGACTGCGGCCGATTTCGTCATCGAGCGTCTGGGCCGCCCCCTCGTCCTGAGCGGCCATTCGGCCGGCGGACACCTGGCCGCATGCCTCATGGCGCGGCCCGATGCGCTGCGGAGGCCCGTCCGTGCCGCCATGCCGATCTCCGGACTTTTCGACCTGCCGCCGCTGGTGCCGACCTCGATCAACAAGGCTCTCGGCCTCTCCCTGGAGGAGGCGCGCTCTTTAAGTCCGTTGGAGTGGGCCCCTCCCACGAGCGGACATCTCATCGCCGTCGTCGGCGGTGCGGAAAGCAGCGAATTCCTGCGCCAGTCCCGCGCCATCGTAGAGCGGTGGGGACAGGCAGGCGTGGCGACGCGCTACCATGAGGTGCCGGGAGCGCATCACTTCGACGTTATCGCCGGTCTGGCGAATCCCAACGACCCGCTCGTGGACATGTTCGTGGAACTGTCGGCGGACGCTTGA